From the Cryptomeria japonica chromosome 2, Sugi_1.0, whole genome shotgun sequence genome, one window contains:
- the LOC131870453 gene encoding agmatine hydroxycinnamoyltransferase 1-like → MEVLRCEGVLIKPCAGKDHREFVELSNLDLIASPIYNKVVYVFEAPTPSSKVLKEGLAKVLAEFREWAGRYTKDTPSGCLGINLNDEGVLVIEGEADGTIADAMPFHPSAFLLKLVPPTSTVVINELLLMQFTRFTCGGLAIGIASHHHVADGQASTFFLNSWGKIIRGESIIPPVHDRSLLKARDPPQPCFDHYEYNTISHEHSTIMSSLTTKMFHFDAMFLQKLKSKVNGSDKSRKPYTTFEILVAYMWKCITEARGLDGDVQTKASISVDGRKRLNPPLPKEFFGNAVYDSSAQTSASEIINNPLEFTAHLIHKSIAKVDDNFIRSAIDFFELRKQSLGPSKDNDGIDVIATSWMNFPMQNFHFGMGEPVYVGPSLMLIEGLIILFDSYTNVGGAEVVVCLSKEHMIQLEHYCIQV, encoded by the exons atggAAGTGTTGAGATGCGAAGGTGTTTTGATCAAACCCTGTGCGGGTAAAGATCATCGTGAGTTTGTTGAACTGAGCAATTTGGATTTAATTGCATCTCCAATATACAACAAGGTGGTCTATGTTTTTGAAGCTCCTACCCCGAGCTCAAAAGTGTTGAAGGAAGGACTGGCCAAAGTTCTGGCAGAGTTCAGAGAATGGGCAGGGAGATACACAAAAGACACACCAAGTGGGTGCCTTGGAATCAATCTGAATGACGAAGGTGTGCTTGTGATAGAAGGCGAAGCAGATGGGACAATAGCAGATGCAATGCCCTTTCACCCATCTGCATTCCTCCTCAAGTTGGTGCCACCCACATCCACCGTGGTCATTAATGAGCTCTTACTCATGCAG TTTACTCGATTTACTTGTGGAGGGTTGGCGATAGGCATAGCTAGTCATCATCATGTTGCAGACGGACAAGCATCTACTTTTTTCTTGAATTCTTGGGGCAAAATTATTAGAGGAGAGAGTATTATACCTCCAGTACATGACCGATCTTTATTAAAAGCAAGAGATCCTCCCCAGCCATGCTTCGATCATTATGAGTATAATACTATATCCCATGAGCACTCTACAATAATGTCTTCTCTAACCACAAAAATGTTTCATTTTGATGCAATGTTTTTACAGAAGCTCAAGTCAAAGGTAAACGGATCTGATAAATCAAGAAAACCCTATACTACTTTTGAAATCCTTGTAGCATACATGTGGAAATGCATTACAGAAGCTCGAGGCCTTGATGGAGATGTACAAACAAAAGCTAGCATTTCAGTGGATGGAAGAAAAAGGTTGAATCCTCCCTTGCCTAAAGAATTCTTTGGTAATGCTGTCTATGATTCAAGTGCTCAAACCAGTGCATCAGAGATAATAAATAACCCCTTAGAATTTACTGCACACTTGATCCACAAGTCAATAGCTAAAGTGGATGATAATTTTATACGTTCAGCAATTGACTTTTTTGAGCTAAGAAAGCAAAGTTTAGGACCGTCCAAAGATAATGATGGAATTGATGTGATAGCCACGAGTTGGATGAATTTTCCTATGCAGAATTTTCATTTTGGAATGGGTGAGCCAGTGTATGTAGGCCCTTCATTGATGCTCATTGAAGGTCTTATAATCTTATTTGATTCATACACTAATGTTGGAGGTGCAGAAGTTGTGGTTTGCTTGTCAAAAGAGCATATGATTCAACTTGAACATTATTGTATTCAAGTTTGA